A DNA window from Sulfitobacter sp. BSw21498 contains the following coding sequences:
- the nuoI gene encoding NADH-quinone oxidoreductase subunit NuoI — MANTDYTRHVKYFLLQDFYQGMKLGIKYMFKPKATINYPHEKGPLSPRFRGEHALRRYPNGEERCIACKLCEAVCPAQAITIDAEPREDGSRRTTRYDIDMTKCIYCGFCQEACPVDAIVEGPNFEFSTETREELFYDKTKLLDNGERWEAEIARNLELDAPYR; from the coding sequence ATGGCTAACACCGACTATACCCGTCACGTAAAATACTTCCTGCTGCAGGATTTTTACCAAGGCATGAAGCTTGGCATTAAGTATATGTTCAAGCCGAAGGCGACGATCAACTACCCGCACGAAAAAGGCCCGCTAAGCCCGCGTTTCCGTGGTGAACATGCGCTGCGTCGTTATCCCAACGGCGAAGAGCGTTGCATCGCATGTAAACTGTGTGAAGCGGTCTGCCCGGCGCAGGCAATTACGATTGATGCTGAGCCGCGTGAAGATGGCAGTCGCCGCACCACGCGCTATGACATCGACATGACCAAATGCATCTATTGCGGTTTCTGTCAGGAAGCCTGCCCGGTTGACGCGATTGTCGAAGGCCCGAATTTCGAATTCTCGACCGAGACCCGCGAAGAGCTATTCTATGACAAGACCAAGCTGCTGGACAACGGCGAACGCTGGGAAGCAGAGATCGCCCGCAACCTCGAACTGGACGCGCCGTACCGATGA
- a CDS encoding carboxymuconolactone decarboxylase family protein encodes MTDSQNPFEEMMRQMQDMAKGFPAMDAFSPKGFEAMMGKMPKDMMETFFGNTMNPNGLDAKTRMLLTISGLTMQGAQNDIALRQAVIHAVEAGAHKQQVIETIGQMAVFAGIPAMTRAMEIAQGVLDDKEGDA; translated from the coding sequence ATGACCGATAGCCAAAACCCCTTTGAAGAGATGATGCGTCAAATGCAGGACATGGCCAAAGGCTTTCCTGCAATGGATGCGTTTTCGCCAAAAGGGTTCGAGGCGATGATGGGCAAGATGCCCAAAGACATGATGGAAACGTTTTTTGGCAATACGATGAACCCCAACGGGTTGGATGCCAAGACGCGGATGTTGCTGACGATTTCGGGGCTGACCATGCAAGGTGCCCAGAATGACATTGCGCTGCGCCAAGCCGTAATCCACGCGGTAGAGGCCGGAGCGCACAAGCAGCAGGTGATAGAGACGATCGGGCAGATGGCGGTTTTCGCCGGCATCCCCGCCATGACCCGCGCGATGGAGATTGCGCAGGGTGTTTTGGATGACAAGGAAGGTGACGCATGA
- the nuoH gene encoding NADH-quinone oxidoreductase subunit NuoH, whose product MADFFFNTTLGTILLIIGQIFLVVIPLLLALAFLMYADRKIWASVQLRRGPNVVGIYGLLQSFADFAKYIVKEVIVPAGADRAVFFMAPMVTLVMALVAWAVIPFNDGWVLSNINVAILYVFAVSSLEVYGVIMGGWASNSKYPFLGSLRSAAQMISYEVSIGLIIIGVVISSGSMNFGDIVLSQSGDYGLLNWYWLPHFPMLILFFISALAETNRPPFDLPEAESELVAGYQVEYSSTPFLLFMIGELVAVVLMCALISLMFFGGWLSPIPGLPDGIFWMIAKMGLVFFFFSLVKAITPRYRYDQLMRLGWKVFLPFSLFWVVFVSFAAKFDWFWGIYARWTVGG is encoded by the coding sequence ATGGCTGACTTCTTTTTCAACACCACGCTGGGGACGATCCTGCTGATTATTGGCCAGATTTTCCTTGTTGTGATTCCCCTGCTTCTTGCCCTTGCGTTCCTGATGTACGCCGACCGGAAAATCTGGGCGTCGGTACAGCTGCGCCGCGGGCCCAACGTTGTGGGCATCTACGGTTTGCTGCAATCCTTTGCGGATTTCGCGAAATACATCGTCAAAGAGGTGATCGTGCCCGCCGGTGCTGACCGCGCCGTGTTCTTTATGGCCCCGATGGTGACCTTGGTCATGGCGCTGGTCGCATGGGCGGTGATCCCGTTCAACGACGGCTGGGTCTTGTCGAATATCAACGTCGCGATCTTGTATGTCTTCGCGGTCTCGTCGCTTGAAGTTTACGGCGTGATCATGGGCGGGTGGGCGTCAAACTCCAAATACCCGTTCTTGGGGTCGCTGCGATCTGCGGCGCAGATGATTTCCTACGAGGTGTCGATCGGTCTGATCATCATCGGCGTCGTCATCAGCTCCGGTTCGATGAACTTCGGCGACATCGTCTTGTCGCAAAGTGGGGATTACGGTCTGCTGAACTGGTACTGGCTACCGCACTTCCCGATGCTGATCCTGTTCTTCATCTCGGCACTGGCCGAAACCAACCGCCCACCGTTTGACCTTCCCGAAGCGGAATCCGAACTGGTTGCCGGCTATCAGGTCGAATATTCCTCCACGCCCTTTTTGCTGTTCATGATCGGTGAGTTGGTTGCCGTGGTGCTGATGTGCGCGCTGATCTCGCTGATGTTCTTTGGCGGCTGGCTGTCGCCGATCCCCGGCTTGCCCGATGGTATTTTCTGGATGATCGCCAAGATGGGGCTGGTGTTCTTCTTCTTCTCGTTGGTCAAGGCGATCACCCCGCGGTACCGCTATGACCAGCTGATGCGTTTGGGATGGAAAGTATTCCTGCCGTTCAGCCTGTTCTGGGTTGTCTTCGTCTCCTTCGCCGCGAAATTCGATTGGTTCTGGGGCATTTATGCCCGTTGGACAGTAGGGGGCTGA
- the nuoG gene encoding NADH-quinone oxidoreductase subunit NuoG, whose protein sequence is MSDTRKIIIDGKEVEVEGAMTLIQACEEAGVEIPRFCYHERLSIAGNCRMCLVEVVGGPPKPAASCAMQVRDLRPGPEGQPPVVKTNSPMVKKAREGVMEFLLINHPLDCPICDQGGECDLQDQAMAYGVDFSRYREPKRATEDLDLGPLVETHMTRCISCTRCVRFTTEVAGIHQMGQTGRGEDAEITAYLGQTLDSNLQGNIIDLCPVGALVSKPYAFTARPWELSKTESIDVMDALGSNIRVDTKGREVMRFLPRNHDGVNEEWISDKTRFVWDGLRRQRLDTPYIRENGKLRKADWPEALAAAAAAMKGKKVAGLIGDLASVEATYALKQLIEGQGGVVECRTDGAKLPAGNRSGYVGTATVEDLDTAQAVMLIGANPAVEAPVLNARIRKAWTRGADVALMGPAVDLTYDYDHLGDSPSLLNALLKKDHADIAEKSSVIVVGMGALAREDGAEILAAAMALAEATKSGFMVLHTAASRVGAMDIGAVAENGINDVLAADVIYNLGADEGDIPAGPVVIYQGSHGDRGAHRADIILPGAAYTEEGGLFVNTEGRPQLAARASFAPGQAKENWAILRALSAELDAKLPFDSLAALRKALVADVPHLGDIDQVAENDWKPVAQGTLGDSPFRPAIADFYLSNPIARASQLMAELSANAKARREKPLAAE, encoded by the coding sequence ATGAGCGATACCCGCAAGATCATCATTGACGGCAAGGAAGTCGAAGTCGAAGGGGCGATGACGCTCATTCAGGCGTGTGAGGAAGCAGGGGTGGAAATTCCGCGTTTCTGTTACCACGAACGTCTGTCGATTGCCGGTAACTGCCGGATGTGTCTTGTGGAGGTCGTAGGCGGCCCGCCCAAGCCTGCGGCGTCTTGCGCCATGCAGGTGCGCGATTTGCGGCCTGGCCCCGAAGGCCAGCCGCCGGTCGTTAAAACCAATTCGCCCATGGTGAAAAAGGCCCGCGAGGGCGTGATGGAATTCCTGCTGATCAACCACCCGCTGGATTGCCCGATCTGCGATCAGGGCGGCGAGTGTGACTTGCAGGATCAGGCGATGGCGTACGGCGTCGACTTTAGCCGCTACCGCGAGCCTAAGCGCGCGACCGAAGATCTGGATTTGGGCCCGCTGGTTGAAACCCATATGACGCGCTGCATCTCGTGCACCCGTTGTGTACGCTTCACCACCGAGGTCGCGGGCATTCACCAGATGGGCCAGACCGGCCGTGGTGAGGACGCCGAAATTACAGCCTATCTGGGCCAAACGCTCGATTCGAACCTACAGGGCAACATCATTGATCTGTGCCCCGTGGGTGCGCTGGTCTCTAAACCCTACGCCTTCACCGCACGGCCTTGGGAACTGTCCAAGACAGAATCGATTGATGTAATGGACGCGCTCGGGTCGAACATCCGTGTGGATACCAAAGGCCGCGAAGTCATGCGCTTCCTGCCGCGCAACCACGACGGCGTGAACGAGGAATGGATTTCCGATAAAACCCGTTTCGTCTGGGACGGTCTGCGCCGTCAGCGTCTGGACACGCCTTATATTCGCGAAAACGGCAAACTGCGCAAAGCCGACTGGCCCGAAGCGCTTGCCGCTGCCGCCGCTGCGATGAAAGGCAAGAAAGTCGCGGGCCTGATCGGTGATCTTGCGTCGGTCGAGGCGACATATGCATTGAAGCAGTTGATCGAAGGGCAGGGCGGCGTTGTCGAATGCCGTACCGATGGCGCGAAGCTGCCTGCGGGCAACCGGTCGGGCTATGTCGGAACCGCCACGGTCGAAGATCTGGACACGGCACAAGCCGTCATGTTGATCGGCGCAAACCCCGCCGTGGAAGCACCGGTGCTTAACGCGCGTATCCGTAAAGCCTGGACGCGTGGGGCCGACGTTGCCCTGATGGGCCCCGCCGTCGATCTGACCTATGATTACGACCATCTGGGCGACAGCCCGTCGTTGCTGAACGCATTGCTGAAAAAGGATCATGCCGACATCGCCGAGAAATCCTCGGTTATTGTGGTGGGCATGGGCGCCTTGGCCCGTGAAGACGGGGCCGAGATTCTGGCCGCTGCTATGGCGCTGGCCGAAGCGACGAAATCCGGCTTTATGGTCTTGCACACCGCCGCATCCCGTGTGGGCGCGATGGATATCGGGGCCGTAGCTGAAAACGGCATCAACGATGTGCTGGCCGCCGATGTGATCTATAACCTTGGTGCGGACGAAGGCGACATTCCTGCAGGTCCCGTCGTGATCTATCAAGGCTCGCATGGGGATCGCGGGGCGCACCGCGCCGATATCATCCTGCCCGGTGCCGCCTATACCGAAGAAGGTGGTTTGTTCGTCAACACCGAAGGCCGCCCGCAGCTTGCCGCACGCGCCAGCTTTGCCCCCGGTCAGGCCAAGGAAAACTGGGCCATCCTGCGTGCGCTCAGCGCCGAGCTGGACGCAAAACTGCCCTTCGATTCGCTGGCGGCACTGCGCAAGGCGCTGGTCGCTGATGTGCCGCATCTGGGGGATATCGATCAGGTCGCGGAAAACGACTGGAAGCCGGTTGCGCAGGGTACGTTGGGCGACAGCCCGTTCCGCCCCGCGATTGCCGATTTCTACCTGTCCAACCCGATCGCCCGTGCCAGCCAGTTGATGGCAGAGCTATCGGCAAACGCCAAAGCCCGCCGCGAAAAACCACTGGCGGCGGAGTGA